The following are encoded together in the Ooceraea biroi isolate clonal line C1 chromosome 2, Obir_v5.4, whole genome shotgun sequence genome:
- the LOC105281662 gene encoding calmodulin-like protein 4 isoform X3 — MVLKHTSPVEFRECFYLFARSGQIRTLDELTIIMRSLGLSPTIAELNRYMKDKGGKMSFADFLEVMHLQTRAEDLPKEVIEAFRAMDISHSGTISTRQLAHMLLHWGEQLSSKEVEQIFREANVSVNGHVKYEDFVKIACAPVPDYY, encoded by the exons ATG GTTTTAAAACATACTTCTCCTGTAGAGTTCCGAGAGTGTTTCTATCTGTTTGCCCGAAGCGGTCAGATTCGTACACTCGATGAGCTTACTATAATCATGAGGTCCTTGGGGCTGAGCCCCACTATCGCTGAATTAAACAGATACATGAAGGACAAag GTGGAAAAATGTCGTTCGCTGATTTCTTGGAAGTGATGCATCTTCAAACTCGTGCCGAGGATCTGCCCAAGGAAGTGATTGAAGCGTTTCGAGCTATGGACATCTCGCACAGTGGCACCATTTCGACTCGACAGTTAGCACACATGCTGCTCCATTGGGGAGAACAATTGAGCAGCAAGGAAG TGGAGCAAATTTTTCGCGAGGCCAATGTGTCCGTAAACGGACACGTGAAATATGAGGATTTCGTCAAAATAGCTTGTGCGCCTGTACCtgattattattga
- the LOC105281662 gene encoding calmodulin-like protein 4 isoform X1, protein MARYFREEDIDEFRECFYLFARSGQIRTLDELTIIMRSLGLSPTIAELNRYMKDKGGKMSFADFLEVMHLQTRAEDLPKEVIEAFRAMDISHSGTISTRQLAHMLLHWGEQLSSKEVEQIFREANVSVNGHVKYEDFVKIACAPVPDYY, encoded by the exons ATG GCACGGTACTTCAGAGAAGAAGACATAGATG AGTTCCGAGAGTGTTTCTATCTGTTTGCCCGAAGCGGTCAGATTCGTACACTCGATGAGCTTACTATAATCATGAGGTCCTTGGGGCTGAGCCCCACTATCGCTGAATTAAACAGATACATGAAGGACAAag GTGGAAAAATGTCGTTCGCTGATTTCTTGGAAGTGATGCATCTTCAAACTCGTGCCGAGGATCTGCCCAAGGAAGTGATTGAAGCGTTTCGAGCTATGGACATCTCGCACAGTGGCACCATTTCGACTCGACAGTTAGCACACATGCTGCTCCATTGGGGAGAACAATTGAGCAGCAAGGAAG TGGAGCAAATTTTTCGCGAGGCCAATGTGTCCGTAAACGGACACGTGAAATATGAGGATTTCGTCAAAATAGCTTGTGCGCCTGTACCtgattattattga
- the LOC105281662 gene encoding calmodulin-like protein 4 isoform X2: MARYFREEDIDEFRECFYLFARSGQIRTLDELTIIMRSLGLSPTIAELNRYMKDKGGKMSFADFLEVMHLQTRAEDLPKEVIEAFRAMDISHSGTISTRQLAHMLLHWGEQLSSKEVEQIFREANVSVNGHVKYEDFVKIACAPVPDYY, encoded by the exons Atg GCACGGTACTTCAGAGAAGAAGACATAGATG AGTTCCGAGAGTGTTTCTATCTGTTTGCCCGAAGCGGTCAGATTCGTACACTCGATGAGCTTACTATAATCATGAGGTCCTTGGGGCTGAGCCCCACTATCGCTGAATTAAACAGATACATGAAGGACAAag GTGGAAAAATGTCGTTCGCTGATTTCTTGGAAGTGATGCATCTTCAAACTCGTGCCGAGGATCTGCCCAAGGAAGTGATTGAAGCGTTTCGAGCTATGGACATCTCGCACAGTGGCACCATTTCGACTCGACAGTTAGCACACATGCTGCTCCATTGGGGAGAACAATTGAGCAGCAAGGAAG TGGAGCAAATTTTTCGCGAGGCCAATGTGTCCGTAAACGGACACGTGAAATATGAGGATTTCGTCAAAATAGCTTGTGCGCCTGTACCtgattattattga